In the Rhizobium sp. CB3090 genome, one interval contains:
- a CDS encoding phosphoribosylanthranilate isomerase: MNPDIKICGLKTPEAVDRALERGATHIGFIFFEKSPRYVEPDVAGRLAERARGKAKIVAVTVNPSNDDLDEIVSLVRPDLLQLHGNESPERVLTIKAVYNVSVMKAMAVRTADDLKRVESYIGIADRFLFDAKPPAGSELPGGNGVSFDWSLMSWLDDRVDYMLSGGVNKDNVAEALASTKATGIDLSSALESAPGVKDLNKIDQFFDAFAEACLPEPAAGSRE; this comes from the coding sequence ATGAACCCGGATATCAAAATTTGTGGCCTGAAGACGCCGGAAGCCGTAGATCGCGCTCTTGAGCGCGGCGCCACCCATATCGGCTTCATCTTCTTTGAAAAGAGCCCGCGCTATGTCGAACCGGACGTTGCCGGCCGGTTGGCGGAACGCGCGCGCGGCAAGGCAAAGATCGTCGCCGTGACGGTCAATCCCAGCAATGACGATTTGGATGAGATCGTCTCGCTGGTGCGCCCGGATCTGCTGCAGCTTCATGGCAATGAAAGCCCGGAACGTGTGCTGACCATCAAAGCGGTCTATAATGTGTCCGTCATGAAGGCCATGGCGGTGCGCACCGCCGACGATCTGAAGCGGGTGGAATCCTATATCGGCATTGCCGATCGTTTCCTGTTCGATGCCAAGCCGCCCGCCGGTTCCGAACTGCCGGGCGGAAACGGCGTGTCCTTCGATTGGAGCCTGATGAGCTGGCTCGACGATCGGGTGGATTACATGCTGTCGGGCGGCGTCAACAAGGACAACGTCGCGGAGGCGCTTGCCTCCACCAAGGCCACAGGCATCGATCTTTCCTCCGCCCTCGAAAGTGCGCCGGGCGTGAAGGATCTGAACAAGATCGACCAGTTTTTCGACGCTTTTGCAGAAGCATGTCTGCCGGAACCGGCAGCAGGGAGTAGAGAGTGA
- the trpB gene encoding tryptophan synthase subunit beta encodes MNQTPKLNSFRAGPDEDGRFGIYGGRFVAETLMPLILDLQEEWNKAKNDPTFQAELKSLGTHYIGRPSPLYFAERLTAELGGAKIYFKREELNHTGSHKINNCIGQILLAKRMGKTRIIAETGAGQHGVASATVAARFGFPCVVYMGATDVERQAPNVFRMKLLGAEVVPVTAGSGTLKDAMNEALRDWVTNVDDTYYLIGTAAGPHPYPEMVRDFQSVIGTEAKQQMLEAEGRLPDLVVAAVGGGSNAIGIFHPFLDDEDVKIVGVEAGGKGLQGDEHCASITAGSPGVLHGNRTYLLQDGDGQIKEGHSISAGLDYPGIGPEHSWLNDIGRVEYVPIMDHEALEAFQTLTRLEGIIPALEPSHALAEVIKRAPKMGKDEIILMNLSGRGDKDIFTVGKILGM; translated from the coding sequence GTGAACCAGACGCCAAAACTGAATTCCTTCCGCGCCGGTCCCGATGAGGACGGCCGTTTCGGCATTTACGGCGGCCGTTTCGTGGCCGAAACGTTGATGCCGCTGATCCTGGACCTGCAGGAGGAATGGAACAAGGCGAAGAATGATCCGACCTTCCAGGCGGAGTTGAAATCGCTTGGCACTCATTACATCGGTCGCCCGAGCCCGCTCTATTTCGCCGAGCGCCTGACGGCTGAGCTTGGCGGTGCCAAGATCTATTTCAAGCGCGAAGAGCTGAACCATACCGGTTCGCACAAGATCAACAATTGCATCGGCCAGATCCTGCTTGCCAAGCGCATGGGCAAGACCCGCATCATCGCCGAAACCGGCGCCGGCCAGCATGGCGTTGCCTCCGCGACGGTCGCCGCTCGCTTCGGTTTCCCTTGCGTGGTCTACATGGGCGCGACCGACGTCGAGCGCCAGGCGCCGAACGTTTTCCGCATGAAGCTGCTCGGTGCCGAGGTGGTTCCGGTCACCGCCGGCAGCGGCACGCTGAAGGATGCTATGAACGAGGCCCTTCGTGACTGGGTCACCAATGTCGACGACACCTATTACCTGATCGGCACGGCCGCCGGCCCGCATCCCTATCCGGAAATGGTCCGCGACTTCCAGTCGGTGATCGGTACGGAAGCCAAGCAACAGATGCTTGAGGCCGAAGGCCGCCTGCCGGATCTCGTCGTCGCTGCCGTTGGCGGCGGTTCCAACGCCATCGGCATCTTCCACCCCTTCCTCGATGATGAGGACGTCAAGATCGTCGGCGTCGAAGCCGGCGGTAAGGGTCTGCAGGGCGATGAGCATTGCGCCTCCATCACCGCCGGTTCGCCCGGCGTGCTGCATGGCAACCGCACTTATCTGCTGCAGGATGGCGACGGCCAGATCAAGGAAGGCCATTCGATTTCGGCCGGCCTCGACTATCCCGGCATCGGCCCGGAACATTCCTGGCTGAACGATATCGGCCGCGTCGAATATGTGCCGATCATGGACCATGAGGCGCTGGAAGCCTTCCAGACACTGACGCGCCTCGAAGGCATCATCCCGGCGCTGGAGCCGAGCCATGCGCTTGCCGAAGTCATCAAGCGCGCGCCGAAGATGGGCAAGGACGAGATCATCCTGATGAATCTGTCCGGCCGCGGCGACAAGGACATCTTCACCGTCGGCAAGATTCTGGGAATGTGA
- the trpA gene encoding tryptophan synthase subunit alpha: MTARMDKRFAALKAEGRPALVTYFMGGDPDYETSLGIMKALPEAGADVIELGMPFSDPMADGPAIQLAGQRALKAGQTLKKTLQLAADFREVDADTPIVMMGYYNPIYIYGVDKFLDDALAAGIDGLIVVDLPPEMDDELCIPAIRKGINFIRLATPTTDDKRLPTVLNNTSGFVYYVSMNGITGSALPDPSLVSGAVKRIKQHTDLPVCVGFGVKTAEHAKLIGASADGVVVGTAIVNQIATSLTKDGKASADTIQAVATLVRGLSTGTRSARLVAAE, encoded by the coding sequence ATGACCGCACGTATGGACAAACGCTTTGCCGCCCTGAAGGCTGAAGGCCGCCCGGCACTCGTCACCTATTTCATGGGTGGCGATCCCGATTACGAGACCTCGCTCGGCATCATGAAGGCGCTGCCGGAAGCCGGCGCCGACGTCATCGAACTCGGCATGCCCTTCTCCGATCCCATGGCCGATGGCCCGGCGATCCAGCTTGCCGGCCAGCGCGCTCTGAAGGCCGGTCAGACGCTGAAGAAGACGCTGCAGCTCGCCGCCGATTTCCGTGAAGTCGACGCCGATACGCCGATCGTGATGATGGGCTACTACAACCCGATCTATATCTACGGCGTCGACAAGTTCCTCGATGACGCGCTGGCCGCGGGCATCGATGGCCTGATCGTCGTCGATCTGCCACCGGAAATGGATGACGAGCTCTGCATCCCGGCGATCCGCAAGGGCATCAATTTCATTCGTCTCGCAACGCCGACCACCGACGACAAGCGCCTACCGACCGTGTTGAACAACACCTCCGGCTTTGTCTACTACGTCTCGATGAACGGCATCACCGGTTCGGCGCTGCCGGACCCGTCACTGGTCTCCGGCGCCGTCAAGCGCATCAAGCAGCATACGGACCTGCCGGTCTGCGTCGGTTTCGGCGTCAAGACGGCCGAGCACGCCAAGCTGATCGGTGCCTCCGCCGACGGTGTTGTCGTCGGCACGGCCATCGTCAACCAGATCGCCACCAGCCTGACCAAGGACGGCAAGGCGAGTGCCGATACCATCCAGGCGGTCGCGACGCTGGTGCGCGGTCTCTCGACGGGAACGCGTTCGGCGCGCCTTGTTGCTGCCGAATAG
- the accD gene encoding acetyl-CoA carboxylase, carboxyltransferase subunit beta: protein MNWITNYVRPRINSMLGRREVPENLWIKCPETGEMVFHKDLEDNKWVIPASGFHMKMPAKARLADLFDNGEYEALAQPKVAQDPLKFRDSKKYTDRLKDSRVKTEQEDTILAGVGKVQGLKLVAVVHEFNFMGGSLGIAAGEAIVKAFERAIAEKCPLVMFPASGGARMQEGILSLMQLPRTTVAVDMLKEAGQPYIVVLTNPTTGGVTASYAMLGDVHLAEPGAEICFAGKRVIEQTIREKLPEGFQTSEYLLEHGMVDMVVKRHDIPDTLATLLKILTKKPANDVAAKDLNGAALPMAARA, encoded by the coding sequence TTGAACTGGATCACGAATTACGTCCGCCCGCGGATCAATTCCATGCTGGGCCGCCGCGAAGTGCCGGAAAATCTCTGGATCAAGTGCCCGGAGACCGGCGAGATGGTCTTCCACAAGGATCTGGAAGACAACAAGTGGGTCATTCCCGCTTCCGGTTTCCATATGAAGATGCCGGCCAAGGCTCGCCTTGCCGATCTCTTCGACAATGGCGAATATGAAGCGCTGGCGCAGCCGAAGGTCGCACAGGACCCGCTGAAGTTCCGCGATTCCAAGAAATATACCGACCGCCTGAAGGACAGCCGCGTCAAGACTGAGCAGGAAGATACGATCCTCGCCGGTGTCGGCAAGGTTCAGGGTCTGAAGCTCGTTGCCGTCGTGCATGAGTTCAATTTCATGGGCGGCTCGCTCGGCATCGCCGCCGGCGAAGCGATCGTCAAGGCGTTCGAACGCGCCATTGCCGAAAAGTGCCCGCTGGTGATGTTCCCGGCCTCGGGCGGTGCGCGCATGCAGGAAGGCATTCTGTCCCTGATGCAGCTGCCGCGCACCACGGTTGCCGTCGACATGCTGAAGGAAGCCGGCCAGCCCTATATCGTCGTGCTGACCAATCCGACGACCGGCGGCGTCACGGCGTCCTACGCCATGCTCGGCGATGTCCATCTTGCGGAACCGGGCGCGGAAATCTGCTTTGCCGGCAAGCGCGTCATCGAACAGACGATCCGCGAAAAGCTGCCGGAAGGTTTCCAGACCTCGGAATATCTGCTCGAACACGGCATGGTCGACATGGTCGTCAAGCGCCACGATATCCCCGATACCCTGGCGACGCTTCTGAAGATACTGACCAAGAAGCCGGCAAATGACGTGGCTGCGAAGGACCTGAACGGCGCGGCGCTGCCGATGGCGGCGAGAGCCTGA
- a CDS encoding folylpolyglutamate synthase/dihydrofolate synthase family protein: MSEAAREIDKLMGLHPKGFDLSLDRITRLLDILGNPQKKLPPVIHVAGTNGKGSVTAFCRALLEAGGLSVHVHTSPHLVNWHERYRLGVKGGRGKLVDDAVFADMLRRIADANDGEKITVFEILTAATFMLFAEHPADVAIIEVGLGGRFDATNVISDPAASVIMPISLDHQPYLGDRVELIAAEKAGIMKPGRPVVIGHQDYDAALDVLISTAERLRCPTAIFGQDFSAHEEYGRLVYQDEFGLADLPLPRLPGRHQYANAAAAIRAVKAAGFVVTEAMMEKAMTSVEWAGRLQRLTEGDLLQHAPEGAEIWVDGGHNPGAGEVIAEAMANFEERQPRPLFLITGMINTKDPVGYFKAFAGLAEKVYCVPIRGSDSMIDPVVLAGAAYDAGLVAEPMSSVGQALDAIRELAVPDLPAPRILIGGSLYLVGDVLADNGTPPT, from the coding sequence ATGAGCGAAGCGGCACGGGAAATCGACAAGCTGATGGGGCTGCATCCCAAAGGCTTCGATCTGTCGCTGGACAGAATCACCAGGCTGCTCGACATTCTCGGCAATCCGCAGAAAAAATTGCCGCCGGTGATCCATGTCGCCGGCACCAACGGAAAGGGCTCGGTGACGGCCTTCTGCCGCGCGCTTCTTGAGGCCGGCGGCCTCAGCGTGCATGTTCATACCTCGCCGCATCTGGTCAATTGGCATGAGCGTTATCGCCTCGGCGTCAAGGGCGGCCGCGGCAAGCTGGTCGACGATGCGGTTTTTGCCGATATGCTTCGGCGGATTGCCGACGCCAATGACGGCGAGAAGATCACGGTATTCGAAATCCTCACCGCGGCGACTTTCATGCTGTTTGCCGAGCATCCGGCCGATGTCGCAATCATCGAAGTCGGCCTCGGTGGCCGTTTCGACGCCACCAACGTCATTTCCGATCCGGCCGCTTCGGTGATCATGCCGATTTCGCTCGATCACCAGCCCTATCTTGGCGACCGCGTCGAACTGATCGCGGCCGAGAAGGCGGGGATCATGAAACCCGGCCGTCCGGTTGTCATTGGCCATCAGGATTACGATGCCGCCTTGGACGTGCTGATATCGACTGCCGAGCGGCTGCGCTGCCCGACTGCGATTTTCGGCCAGGATTTTTCCGCCCACGAGGAATATGGCCGGCTGGTCTATCAGGACGAGTTCGGGCTCGCCGACCTGCCGCTGCCGCGTCTGCCGGGCCGGCATCAATATGCCAATGCCGCCGCCGCCATCCGCGCCGTCAAGGCCGCTGGCTTCGTCGTCACGGAGGCGATGATGGAAAAGGCGATGACGTCGGTCGAATGGGCCGGTCGGCTGCAGCGGTTGACGGAGGGCGATTTGCTGCAGCACGCGCCGGAAGGCGCGGAAATCTGGGTCGACGGCGGCCACAATCCCGGTGCCGGCGAGGTCATTGCCGAGGCCATGGCCAATTTCGAAGAGCGTCAGCCGCGGCCGCTGTTCCTGATCACCGGCATGATCAATACCAAGGATCCCGTCGGCTATTTCAAGGCGTTCGCCGGCCTCGCGGAGAAGGTCTATTGCGTCCCGATCCGAGGCAGCGATTCTATGATTGACCCAGTGGTTCTGGCGGGTGCGGCCTATGACGCCGGCTTGGTGGCCGAGCCGATGTCGAGCGTCGGCCAGGCGCTGGATGCGATCAGGGAACTGGCGGTGCCCGATTTGCCGGCGCCGCGCATTCTGATCGGCGGCTCGCTTTATCTCGTCGGCGATGTTCTTGCCGATAACGGCACACCGCCGACGTGA
- the trxA gene encoding thioredoxin codes for MATVKVDTSNFAAEVLQSAEPVVVDFWAEWCGPCKMIAPALEELAVQFEGKVKVAKLNIDENPELAAQFGVRSIPTLAMFKAGEVADIKVGAAPKTALQSWISSAA; via the coding sequence ATGGCTACCGTGAAAGTCGATACCTCCAACTTTGCTGCCGAAGTCCTGCAGTCCGCAGAGCCTGTCGTCGTTGATTTCTGGGCCGAATGGTGCGGTCCGTGCAAGATGATCGCGCCGGCTCTCGAAGAGCTCGCCGTACAGTTCGAAGGCAAGGTGAAGGTCGCCAAGCTCAATATCGACGAAAATCCGGAACTGGCTGCCCAGTTCGGCGTTCGCTCGATCCCGACGCTTGCCATGTTCAAGGCCGGCGAAGTTGCCGACATCAAGGTTGGCGCCGCCCCCAAGACCGCGCTGCAGAGCTGGATTTCCAGCGCCGCTTAA
- the addA gene encoding double-strand break repair helicase AddA yields the protein MSELSNGELADLPESDDPGVWIGWTTVQQSIASDPERSAWVSANAGSGKTHVLTQRVIRLLLAGARPSAILCLTYTKAAASEMSNRVFDRLAAWATLPDEELKARIAEIEGAEPGVLKLAEARRLFAKALETPGGLKIQTIHAFCEALLHQFPLEANVAGHFSVLDDRAAATLLDDARRSLLTATPQHPNAELAEAFAYVLDLGDESGLETLLGEIVANRNAIRRFTAEAERTGGVETALLARLGLSPDDTEAGIAERYWPLPGLSGSTLELYLTLADLKGGAKAQDIAYGLRLAKREANPIARTEILEKVMLTTKGEPKSDSQFFVKAMLADAPALADAVAAARTHVVACRDRLKLMRMYRATRAALTLADRLNSDYEELKKRRSQLDFEDLITRTADLLTKKDVGPWIHYKLDQGIDHILVDEAQDTSPIQWSVIQSLAEDFFSGESARPTLRTIFAVGDEKQSIYSFQGARPERFSEESDRTRRRVDNSGQQFSSIRLPLSFRSTADVLAAVDHVFTAPENARGLSAAAEPVVHRSSRIGHPGAVDLWDMIAPEPLAKEEDWTAPFDSTPESAPAAILARRMAQTIGNIIGRETIIEKGKARFIEAGDILVLVRKRDSFVNALTRALKRRNNIPVAGADRLVLTSHIAIQDLLALGRFLLLPEDDLSLASLLKSPLFDLSEDDVFAVAAYRGDDESVWSHLQRFADDGNERFRHAVDRLKTFLALSKSLSVHDFYARVLGSFGGRRQFLARLGTEVSDILDEFLTFTLDHETSGLPGLQSFISTLELEAPTVKREQDKGRNEVRIMTVHASKGLEAPIVFLVDGGSKAFTHTHLPKLRLIETGKGEIPLPVWVPVSALANSLTQADATRLQSLAEEEYRRLLYVGMTRAADRLIVCGYRGIRENADTWHAMISRTLRQDSERCTPVTFSGPDGEWHGLSWRVTQVERSFEHMEQVETAVDRGALPVGLSRPLPAQRNLPRPLSPSGAGTIIDDEADNLLVASPLFTEKAKSDRSLEKGRFIHRMLQTLPEIAPADRTDAARRYAERAARFWPQAERETLIGSVMALLSHPDLQGVFSAHAQAEVSIMGTLTLGDQNYAVSGRIDRLTALDDRVVILDYKTNRVPPRTAGEIPFAHRAQLAIYREILSPLYPGKRIDCVLVYTENASIHTLSQEALALALAELKTK from the coding sequence ATGAGTGAGCTCTCCAACGGCGAGCTGGCTGACCTGCCCGAAAGCGACGATCCCGGCGTCTGGATCGGCTGGACGACGGTACAGCAATCCATTGCCTCCGATCCGGAACGATCCGCCTGGGTCTCGGCCAATGCCGGTTCCGGCAAGACGCATGTGTTGACGCAGCGCGTCATCCGCCTGCTGCTTGCCGGTGCACGGCCGTCAGCCATTCTTTGCCTCACCTACACCAAGGCCGCCGCTTCCGAAATGTCGAACCGCGTCTTCGATCGGCTGGCCGCCTGGGCAACCCTGCCGGACGAGGAGTTGAAGGCGCGGATCGCCGAGATCGAAGGCGCGGAGCCGGGTGTCTTGAAGCTTGCCGAGGCACGCCGCCTCTTTGCCAAGGCGCTGGAGACGCCGGGGGGGCTGAAGATCCAGACGATCCACGCCTTCTGCGAAGCGCTGCTGCATCAATTCCCGCTGGAAGCCAATGTTGCCGGCCATTTCTCGGTGCTGGATGACCGCGCCGCCGCGACCCTGCTGGATGATGCCCGCCGGTCGCTACTAACGGCAACGCCGCAACATCCGAATGCCGAACTCGCCGAGGCCTTTGCCTATGTGCTCGATCTCGGCGATGAATCAGGCTTGGAGACATTGCTTGGCGAGATCGTCGCCAACCGCAACGCCATCCGCCGCTTCACGGCGGAAGCGGAACGAACGGGCGGCGTCGAGACTGCACTGCTTGCCCGCCTCGGTCTTTCTCCCGATGACACGGAAGCCGGGATTGCGGAGCGATATTGGCCTCTGCCCGGTCTTTCCGGCTCGACGCTGGAGCTTTATCTGACCCTTGCCGATCTGAAGGGCGGGGCGAAGGCGCAGGATATCGCCTACGGGCTGCGCCTTGCCAAACGCGAAGCGAACCCGATCGCCCGCACAGAGATCCTCGAAAAGGTGATGCTGACTACCAAGGGCGAGCCGAAGTCGGACAGCCAGTTTTTCGTCAAGGCGATGCTGGCCGATGCTCCCGCTCTGGCCGACGCCGTTGCCGCCGCCCGCACGCATGTCGTCGCCTGTCGCGACCGGCTGAAGCTGATGCGGATGTATCGCGCCACACGGGCGGCGCTCACACTCGCCGACCGGCTGAACAGCGACTACGAAGAATTGAAGAAGCGGCGCAGCCAACTCGATTTCGAAGACCTGATCACCCGCACCGCAGATCTCCTGACCAAGAAGGATGTCGGCCCCTGGATCCACTACAAGCTGGACCAGGGCATAGACCATATCCTTGTCGACGAGGCGCAGGACACCAGCCCTATCCAATGGAGCGTCATCCAATCGCTGGCGGAGGACTTCTTCTCCGGCGAAAGCGCGCGCCCGACCCTCAGGACCATCTTCGCGGTCGGCGACGAAAAGCAGTCGATCTATTCCTTCCAGGGTGCGCGGCCCGAGCGCTTCTCCGAGGAGAGTGACCGCACGCGGCGGCGCGTGGATAATAGCGGCCAGCAGTTTTCATCGATCCGCCTACCGCTCTCCTTCCGTTCGACCGCCGATGTGCTGGCCGCAGTCGATCATGTCTTCACGGCGCCCGAAAACGCTCGTGGCCTCAGCGCCGCCGCCGAGCCGGTCGTGCACCGCTCCAGCCGCATCGGCCATCCCGGCGCCGTCGATCTCTGGGACATGATTGCGCCGGAGCCGCTGGCGAAGGAAGAGGACTGGACCGCGCCCTTCGATTCGACGCCGGAAAGTGCGCCGGCGGCGATCCTGGCGCGGCGCATGGCACAGACGATCGGCAACATTATTGGCCGCGAGACGATCATCGAGAAGGGAAAGGCACGCTTCATCGAGGCGGGCGATATCCTGGTGCTGGTGCGCAAGCGCGACAGCTTCGTCAACGCGCTGACCCGGGCATTGAAGCGGCGCAACAATATCCCCGTCGCCGGCGCCGACCGCCTGGTGCTGACCAGCCACATCGCCATCCAGGACCTTTTGGCGCTCGGCCGTTTCCTGCTGCTGCCGGAAGATGATCTTTCGCTGGCATCTTTGTTGAAAAGTCCTCTGTTCGATCTTAGCGAAGACGATGTTTTCGCGGTCGCGGCTTATCGCGGCGATGATGAAAGCGTCTGGAGCCATCTGCAGCGATTCGCTGATGACGGCAATGAGCGCTTCCGCCATGCGGTCGACCGGCTGAAAACCTTCCTGGCGCTCTCCAAAAGCCTGTCCGTGCATGACTTCTACGCGCGCGTTCTCGGCAGCTTCGGCGGCCGGCGGCAGTTCCTGGCGCGGCTCGGCACCGAAGTCAGCGATATTCTCGATGAGTTCCTGACCTTCACGCTGGACCACGAAACCTCCGGCCTGCCGGGCCTGCAATCCTTCATCTCGACGCTGGAGCTGGAGGCGCCGACCGTGAAGCGCGAGCAGGACAAGGGCCGCAACGAGGTACGGATCATGACGGTGCACGCCTCCAAGGGCCTGGAAGCGCCGATCGTTTTCCTCGTCGATGGCGGCAGCAAAGCCTTTACCCATACGCACCTGCCCAAGCTGCGGCTGATCGAGACCGGCAAGGGCGAAATCCCGCTGCCCGTCTGGGTGCCGGTTAGCGCCCTTGCCAATTCGCTGACACAAGCCGATGCGACGAGGCTGCAATCCTTGGCGGAGGAGGAATATCGCCGCCTGCTCTATGTCGGCATGACACGCGCCGCCGACCGGCTGATCGTCTGCGGCTATCGCGGCATCCGCGAAAACGCCGATACATGGCATGCTATGATTTCCAGAACGCTGCGCCAGGATAGCGAGCGCTGCACCCCGGTCACTTTCTCCGGACCGGACGGCGAATGGCACGGATTGAGCTGGCGTGTCACCCAGGTCGAGCGCAGTTTCGAGCATATGGAACAGGTGGAAACTGCCGTGGACCGAGGAGCGCTGCCGGTCGGATTGAGTCGGCCGTTGCCGGCGCAACGAAACCTGCCCCGGCCGCTCAGCCCTTCCGGTGCCGGCACCATCATCGACGACGAGGCCGACAATCTGCTCGTCGCCTCGCCTTTGTTCACCGAGAAAGCCAAATCGGATCGCTCCTTGGAAAAGGGCCGCTTCATTCACCGCATGCTGCAGACCTTGCCGGAAATCGCACCGGCGGATCGCACCGATGCCGCGCGGCGTTATGCGGAACGAGCAGCACGCTTCTGGCCGCAGGCCGAGCGCGAAACGCTGATCGGCTCGGTGATGGCGCTGCTGTCGCACCCGGACTTGCAGGGGGTTTTCAGCGCCCATGCCCAGGCCGAAGTCTCGATCATGGGCACGCTGACGCTCGGCGATCAGAATTATGCCGTCTCCGGCCGCATCGACCGGCTGACCGCGCTCGACGACCGCGTGGTCATCCTCGACTACAAGACGAATCGCGTACCGCCGCGTACCGCCGGGGAGATTCCCTTCGCCCACCGGGCGCAGCTTGCCATCTATCGCGAGATCCTTTCGCCTCTTTACCCCGGCAAACGTATCGATTGCGTGCTCGTCTATACCGAGAATGCCTCGATCCACACGCTCTCCCAAGAAGCGCTCGCATTGGCGCTTGCGGAGCTCAAAACAAAGTGA